One Nicotiana sylvestris chromosome 12, ASM39365v2, whole genome shotgun sequence genomic window carries:
- the LOC138883234 gene encoding uncharacterized protein — protein sequence MGDTSARKEIEETSQNASITKETAAHLEQTLLRFREELEQVRNLANTPESDSKDSLIQNLAAELKRLTNRVQGVKDSKSVEGLNYEDLCVQPDVELPEGYKPRKFEMFDSTGDLRVHLRMYCDKLVGVGRDEKIRMKLFMSSLKGDALSWYISQDAKKWTSWLNMASDFMDRFRFNTENAPDVFYIQNLKKKPTKTFHEYATCWRSEAAKVRPALEEEQMNRFFVRAQDPQYYERLMLIEGEKFSDIIKLGERIEEGIKNGMVTNLEALQATNKALQSGGSSKKKDVNSVMVAQRNNSPMKYQTYPSASLTYQPTLSYQAPSPTYQIPPHAYQSHPPPTYQPTSPRYSQPAPVYQAYNSQPSYYPSPPTRQNFPRPRLNFDRKPPRQYTTIAEPIDQLYEKLKAAGYVTPIPAVTPENTSQWINPNKTCTYHSGMKGHTIDECRSLKDKIQNLIDNKIIIAKEPAPNVRNNPLPDHKGRSIHMIEIKDDWDPKGSIRLIAEGDEPQKPVVTLNPIVVKIQPSKEDVVNVSVPLEFEAPPAKVPKPIEVEFGIPKAPAPFEVDVLPPRVSIPVSMTDMTPFKSKAIPWDYTAEARRKGKTHTRKAVAAQGMTRTGRVYTPEHLAESSKQASRRPFETGPDDLWRKIQAKEYLVVEQLNKTPTQISILALLQSSETHKNSLMKILSKAYVPSNITGGEMANMVGQVLESHKITFHEDELPPEGLSHNKALHITLQCEDHFITRILVDGGSSLNICPLITLRTLGKGLHDVKDGAISVKAFDGSQRSTIGEISLCLQMVPTWFDVEFQFINVPTSYNLLLGRPWIHAAGAVASTLYQAIKFEWNHQEVIIHGDGSNPIYSRQTIPMIGGRRRIGGETYHHIERVNAVDKDKWWDSKIESILNSSGYEPGKGLGKNLQGITKPIKLKKHGTTFGLGYE from the exons atgggagATACCAGTGCTAGAAAGGAAATCGAGGAAACCTCTCAGAACGCTTCAAtcactaaggaaactgctgctcaTCTCGAGCAAACTTTGCTAAGATTTCGGGAagaattggaacaagttcgaaaccTGGCAA ATACACCTGAATCAGACAGCAAAGACTCTCTCATTCAGAATTTAGCTGCTGAGCTCAAGAGGTTAACCAACCGGGTCCAGGGTGTCAAAGATAGCAAAAGTGtggaaggtttgaactatgaagatctttgtgttcagccagatgtcgaactcccggaggggtacaaacctcgcaagttcgaaatgttcgacaGTACAGGTGATCTCAGGGTCCATCTCAGAatgtattgtgataagctggtaggAGTCGGAAGAGACGAgaaaatccgcatgaagctgttcatgagtaGTTTGAAGGGCGATGCTTTATCATGGTATATTAGCCAGGATGCAAAGAAATGGACTAGTTGGCTGAacatggcgtctgactttatggaccggtttaggttcaacactgagaacgcaccagacgtgttctatatccaaaatctcaagaagaagcccacaaaGACCTTTCACGAATATGCTACttgttggaggtcagaagctgctaaggtcagaccggccttggaggaagaacaaatgaataggtttttcGTCCGTGCTCAGGATCCGCAATACTACGAGAGGCTGATGCTAATAGAGGGAGAaaagttctccgacatcatcaagttgggagaaaggattgaagaaggcataaaaaatggtatggtcactaacctcgaggcattgcaagctaccaacaaggctttacagtctggtggctcgTCGAAGAAAAAGGATGTAAATTCCGTAATGGTTGCGCAAAGGAACAATTCCCCTATGAAGTACCAAACATATCCCTCAGcttcactcacatatcaacctaccctaagctaccaagcaccatcacccacTTACCAAATTCCACCACATGCTTACCAATCACATCCACCACCTAcgtatcaacccacttcacctagatattctcaacccgcacCCGTATACCAAGCATACAACTCCCAACCTTCTTACTACCCATCACCTCCTACCCGCCAAAACTTTCCCCGACCTAGACTAAACTTCGACCGtaaacctcccagacaatataccaccatagctgagccaattgaccaattATATGAAAAACTCAAAGCAGCAGGTTACGTTACCCCTATTCCAGCCGTAACTCCAGAAAATACTTCCCAATGGATCAACCCAAACAAGACTTGCACATACCATTCCGGGATGAAGGGCCATACCATCGACGAGTGTCgctcgttgaaagacaagattcagaacctaattgacaacaagatcattatagcaaaggagcccgctcctaatgtccgcaacaaccccctgCCTGACCACAAGGGCAGGAGCATCCATATGATTGAGATTAAagacgattgggaccccaaagggtcaaTCAGGTTGATAGCTGAAGGTGATGAACCTCAGAAGCCGGTGGTTACCCTTAATCCCATTGTTGTTAAAATTCAGCCTTCTAAGGAAGATGTGGTAAATGTGTCTGTGCCACTCGAGTTTGAAGCACCGCCTGCAAAGGTGCCAAAAccgattgaggttgagtttgggattccaaaggcacccgcaccgtttgaagttgaTGTGTTACCTCCAAGGGTGTCCATTCCGGTTTCCATGACAGACATGACCCCATTCAAGTCGaaagccataccttgggattacacagctgaggCTAGAAGGAAAGGGAAGACACATACCAGAAAAGCGGTCGCCGCACAGGGCATGACTAGAACAGGCAGGGTATACACCCCAGAACATTTAGCCGAGTCCAGCAAGCAAGCCTCTAGACGTCCTTTCGAAACTGGGCCCGAtgacctttggagaaagatacaagccaaggagtACTTAGTCGTTGAACAACTGAACAAAACACCGACACAAATTTCTATCTTGGCTCTTCTACAAAGCTCTGAGACACATAAAAATTCCTTAATGAAGATACTAAGTAAAGCTTATGTTCCCAGCAACATAACAGGAGGCGAAATGGCGAATATGGTGGGACAGGtgttggaaagccacaagatcaccttccacgaggatgagttgccaccagaagggcttagtcacaacaaggcgttgcatATCACTTTGCAATGCgaagatcatttcatcaccagaatcttgGTCGACGGgggatccagcctcaacatttgtccattgataaCCCTCAGGACATTGGGTAAAGGATTGCACGATGTCAAAGATGGGGCTATCAGTGTCAAAGCTTTTGATggatctcagaggtccaccattggagaAATTAGCCTATGCCTACAGATGGTACCCACCTGGTTTGATGTCGAGTTCCAATTCATTAACGTACCAACATCCTACAATTTGTtgctgggacgaccctggatccacgctgCTGGGGCGGTAGCATCAACTTTGTATCAAGctataaaatttgaatggaatcatcaggaagtaatcattcatggagacggtagcaaccctatatacagtcgccaaaccattccGATGATCGGAGGCAGAAGAAGGATAGGAGGAGAAACGTACCACCACATCGAGCGGGTCAATGCTGTagacaaagacaagtggtgggataGCAAGATCGAAAGCATCCTGAATTCGAGCGGGTATGAACCCGGaaaaggacttggcaagaacctgcagggtatcaccaaacctatcaagctgaagaagcACGGTACCACTTTTGGCCTAGGGTATGAGtaa